One genomic window of Carassius auratus strain Wakin chromosome 14, ASM336829v1, whole genome shotgun sequence includes the following:
- the LOC113114431 gene encoding leptin receptor overlapping transcript-like 1, with product MAGIKALISLSFGGAVGLMFLMLGCALPVYNAYWPLFLLFFYILAPIPYCISRRVVDDTDSASNACKELAIFLTTGIVVSAFGLPIIFARADVMAWGACALVLTGNIVIFCTILGFFLVFGSNDDFSWQQW from the exons ATGGCGGGAATCAAAG CTCTGATCAGTCTGTCGTTCGGAGGAGCGGTCGGGCTCATGTTCCTGATGCTGGGCTGTGCTCTCCCCGTCtataa tgcGTACTGGCCTCTGTTCCTGCTCTTCTTCTACATCCTGGCACCTATCCCATACTGCATCTCTCGCCGCGTGGTGGACGACACAGACTCGGCCAGCAACGCCTGTAAAGAGCTGGCCATATTCCTGACCACAGGCATCGTGGTGTCCGCCTTCGGGCTGCCCATCATATTCGCCCGCGCCGATGTG ATGGCGTGGGGAGCCTGTGCTCTGGTTCTGACGGGAAACATCGTGATCTTCTGCACCATCCTGGGCTTCTTCCTGGTGTTCGGCTCTAATGATGACTTCAGCTGGCAGCAGTGGTGA
- the LOC113113335 gene encoding E3 ubiquitin/ISG15 ligase TRIM25-like, with translation MRLLVYSPTDKPVLHVTQTQKLDEFLCPVCLDLLKDPVTSSCGHSYCKICITDCWDQEDQKRLYSCPQCRQTFSPRPALSRNTMLAEVVEKLKKTRLSDDCYAGAGDVQCDVCTGRKYKAVKSCLVCLDSYCQTHFDRHEEFHSRKPHKVIDATGRLQEMICQKHEKILEVFCRTDQKCICLLCTMDEHKNHDTVSAAAQKTEKQKQLKETQKTLQQRIQQREKDLQQLREAVESHKRSAQTAVEDSERIFTELIRSIERSRSELIRLIRDQEKTAVSRAEERLERLEQEINDLRRRDAELEQLSHTQDHIQFLQSFQSLSAPPESTDGNDDLFSSLVSFDDLRESVHQLRDKLEDFCKEQLKKISDRAGGHYHALSQFTPPFALAPIITNPAPQLLKAPSPQIQQAPPKRERKQIRIRDPNQGGRDITDEVMSGQRSGFTLPPPQMPKKK, from the exons ATGAGATTGCTGGTTTACAGTCCCACAGACAAACCTGTTTTACACGTGACTCAGACACAGAAGCTGGATGAGTTCTTGTgtccagtgtgtctggatctcctgaaggatccagtgaccagttcctgtggacacagttactgtaagatctgtattacagactgctgggatcaggaggatcagaagagactctacagctgtcctcagtgcagacagaccttcagtccaagacctgctttatctagaaacaccatgctggctgaagtggtggagaaactgaagaagaccagaCTCTCTGATGACTGTTacgctggagctggagatgtgcagtgtgacgtctgtactggaagaaaatacaaagccgtcaagtcctgtctggtgtgtctgGACTCTTACTGTCAAACTCATTTTGACCGTCATGAGGAGTTTCATTCACGTAAGCCGCACAAAGTTATTGATgccactggacgactgcaggagatgatctgccagaaacatgagaagaTCCTCGAGGTTTTCTGTCGCACTGATCAGAAGTGTATATGTCTGCTGTGTACGATGGATGAACATAAAAATCACGACACTGTATCAGCTGCAGCACAGAAgacagagaaacag aagcagctgaaggagactcagaagacgctccagcagagaatccagcagagagagaaagatctccagcagctgagagaggctgtggagtctcataag cgctctgcacagacagcagtggaggacagtgagaggatctttactgagctcatccgctccattgagagaagccgctctgagctgatacgactgatcagagatcaggaaaagactgcagtgagtcgagctgaagaacgactggagcgactggagcaggagatcaatgatctgaggaggagagacgctgagctggagcagctttcacacacacaggatcacatccagttcctgcag agtttccagtctctctcagcacctcctgaatctacagacgGAAATGATGATCTCTTCAGTTCTCTTGTCTCTTTTGATGatctgagagaatctgtccatcagctgagagacaaactggaggatttctgcaaagagCAGCTCAAGAAGATttcagacagag CTGGAGGGCATTACCATGCTCTGTCCCAGTTCACACCCCCTTTTGCCCTGGCGCCCATCATCACAAACCCCGCCCCCCAGCTGCTGAAAGCCCCGTCCCCTCAAATTCAGCAAGCTCCGCCCAAAAGGGAACGCAAGCAG ATCAGGATCAGAGACCCTAATCAGGGAGGACGTGACATCACAGATGAGGTCATGTCAGGACAACGCAGTGGCTTCACACTTCCACCTCCACAG ATGCCTAAGAAAAAGTGA